The following are encoded together in the Edaphobacter lichenicola genome:
- the asd gene encoding aspartate-semialdehyde dehydrogenase, whose translation MERRRVGILGATGMVGQRFIQLLSNHPWFEIAWLAASDRSAGKTYAEACRWKLDTPLPKRIAAMTLQPNVPEGSAIELPKIIFAALDADIARELEPKFAAAGCAVISNSSAFRMTADVPLVVPEVNADHLALLETQSWRKEHGGRGGYIVTNPNCSAIGLVLALKPLEERFGIESLFVSTMQAVSGAGYPGVASLDILGNVVPFIKNEEEKLQEEVGKLLGRLSGAKVEILDAKVSAHCNRVAVEDGHTECVSIKLKKKATREEILAAWSEFLPLEGQHLPTAPEQPVEYDEGVDRPQPRLDRMRGHGMAATVGRLRECTLLDWKFVVLSHNTIRGAAGAAVLNAEVLALLGKLDKLGVPLEKFSARAVAVTA comes from the coding sequence ATGGAACGACGCAGGGTTGGCATTCTTGGCGCGACCGGAATGGTCGGGCAGCGATTCATTCAACTTTTGAGCAATCATCCGTGGTTCGAGATTGCGTGGCTGGCGGCGAGCGATCGCAGCGCCGGGAAGACGTACGCCGAGGCTTGCAGGTGGAAGCTGGATACTCCGCTGCCAAAGCGGATTGCGGCGATGACGTTGCAGCCGAATGTTCCTGAGGGGTCGGCGATTGAGCTGCCGAAGATTATCTTTGCCGCGCTCGATGCTGACATTGCGCGCGAGCTGGAGCCAAAGTTTGCGGCGGCGGGATGCGCGGTGATCTCGAACTCGAGTGCGTTCCGGATGACGGCGGATGTGCCTCTGGTGGTGCCGGAGGTGAATGCCGATCATCTTGCGTTGCTGGAGACGCAGAGCTGGCGAAAGGAGCATGGCGGGCGGGGCGGATATATCGTCACGAATCCGAACTGCAGCGCGATTGGGCTGGTGCTGGCACTGAAGCCGCTGGAAGAGAGGTTCGGGATTGAGAGTCTGTTCGTGTCGACGATGCAGGCGGTGAGCGGCGCTGGTTACCCGGGCGTGGCATCGCTGGACATTCTGGGGAACGTGGTGCCGTTCATCAAGAATGAAGAGGAGAAGCTGCAGGAGGAGGTCGGCAAGCTGCTCGGCCGTCTTAGCGGCGCGAAGGTCGAGATTTTAGACGCGAAGGTGAGTGCGCATTGCAACCGGGTTGCGGTAGAGGATGGCCACACGGAGTGCGTGAGCATCAAGCTGAAGAAGAAAGCTACGCGCGAGGAGATTCTGGCGGCGTGGAGTGAGTTTCTTCCGTTGGAGGGGCAGCATCTGCCGACGGCTCCAGAGCAGCCGGTGGAGTATGACGAGGGAGTGGATCGTCCGCAGCCTCGGCTGGACAGGATGCGCGGGCATGGAATGGCAGCGACGGTGGGACGACTGCGCGAGTGCACGCTGCTGGACTGGAAGTTTGTGGTGCTGTCGCATAATACGATTCGTGGCGCGGCGGGCGCGGCGGTGCTGAACGCGGAGGTGCTGGCGTTGCTGGGTAAGCTCGATAAGTTGGGTGTGCCCCTGGAGAAGTTTTCGGCCAGGGCTGTGGCGGTGACGGCTTGA
- a CDS encoding isocitrate/isopropylmalate dehydrogenase family protein — protein MTATKKTHRITLIPGDGIGPEVSGAVVKILEAAGAATGVAFDWHPYDAGANAFEKTGEYIPKVLYDSIEKNRVALKGPVTTPVGGGFASINVTLRKKFELFANFRPVKNLPGLKTKYPGLDLVIVRENMEDLYAGLEHEVVPGVVQALKIITEKGSTRIAKFAFDYARKHGRKKIHAIHKANIMKLSDGLFLRCCQTVAKEFPEIAYHEHIVDNTCMQLVMNPYQYDILLTENLYGDILSDLCSAFVGGLGLVPGANLGTECAIFEAVHGSAPDIAGKDLANPTALLQSAVLMLHHIDEPATAERVQAGLEQVYREGKTLTKDVGGTSGTKAFADAVVAAMEAPAAAG, from the coding sequence ATGACGGCAACGAAGAAGACGCACAGGATTACTTTGATTCCGGGCGATGGAATTGGCCCGGAGGTCTCTGGCGCGGTGGTGAAGATTCTTGAGGCCGCGGGTGCGGCGACGGGCGTGGCGTTTGACTGGCATCCGTATGACGCGGGGGCGAATGCGTTCGAGAAGACGGGTGAGTACATTCCGAAGGTGCTGTATGACTCGATCGAGAAGAATCGTGTGGCGCTGAAGGGGCCGGTGACTACGCCGGTTGGCGGAGGGTTCGCTTCGATCAACGTTACGTTGCGGAAGAAGTTTGAGCTGTTTGCAAACTTTCGTCCGGTGAAGAATCTGCCGGGTTTGAAGACGAAGTATCCGGGGCTGGATCTTGTGATTGTGCGCGAGAACATGGAGGATCTGTACGCGGGGCTGGAGCATGAGGTGGTGCCGGGGGTGGTGCAGGCGCTGAAGATCATTACGGAGAAGGGTTCGACGCGGATTGCGAAGTTTGCGTTTGATTATGCGCGGAAGCATGGGCGGAAGAAGATTCATGCGATCCATAAAGCGAACATCATGAAGCTGTCGGATGGCCTGTTTCTTCGGTGCTGTCAGACGGTAGCGAAGGAGTTTCCGGAGATCGCGTATCACGAGCACATCGTGGATAACACTTGTATGCAGCTGGTGATGAATCCTTATCAGTACGATATTTTGCTGACTGAGAATCTGTACGGGGACATTCTGAGCGACCTTTGCAGCGCGTTTGTGGGTGGGCTGGGATTGGTTCCGGGGGCGAACCTGGGGACGGAGTGCGCGATCTTCGAAGCAGTGCATGGGTCGGCTCCTGATATCGCGGGGAAAGATTTGGCGAACCCGACTGCGTTGCTTCAGAGCGCGGTTTTGATGCTGCATCATATCGATGAGCCGGCGACGGCAGAGCGCGTGCAGGCTGGGTTGGAGCAGGTCTATCGCGAGGGCAAGACGCTGACGAAGGATGTTGGCGGCACCAGTGGAACCAAGGCGTTTGCGGATGCGGTGGTAGCGGCGATGGAAGCTCCGGCAGCGGCGGGGTAG
- a CDS encoding lysylphosphatidylglycerol synthase transmembrane domain-containing protein, translating into MTKRNGVVWGVGAVALVLLVWLFRTKVQFDWANFWQQLRYVSVGHIVAGIVLIYVTYYLRAVRWSVFLSPTKKVPVTSLLGSQFIGFTAVALFGRLADLTRPFLVARRTGLPLSSQVAVYTIERMFDLGAAALIFSGALAFTPKGLPHHEVFVKAGVLSMGATLAIAIFAGVVRVAGGTVASFARGTVGLVSKSAGESIATKIIGFRDGLNALSSARDFGVVTVLSLTMWVMIGFAYLETAHAFVNTPELAGVTFSRTMLLMAASIGGSLLQLPIIGWFTQIAITAAAMHTFYGAPIEAATACGALLLVVTFLCIIPTGLIYSRMEHVSLKKVAEESEAAGAAVDLG; encoded by the coding sequence ATGACCAAGCGTAATGGAGTGGTGTGGGGAGTCGGCGCAGTTGCGCTGGTGTTGCTGGTCTGGTTGTTTCGGACGAAGGTGCAGTTTGATTGGGCCAACTTCTGGCAACAGCTTCGGTATGTGAGCGTGGGCCATATCGTTGCTGGTATTGTGCTGATTTACGTTACGTATTATCTGCGGGCGGTTCGTTGGTCGGTGTTTCTGTCGCCGACGAAGAAGGTTCCGGTGACTTCCCTGCTGGGTTCGCAGTTCATCGGGTTTACCGCGGTGGCGTTGTTTGGACGGCTGGCGGATTTGACGCGGCCTTTCCTGGTGGCGCGACGGACTGGGTTGCCCTTGAGCTCGCAGGTGGCGGTGTACACGATTGAACGGATGTTCGATCTTGGGGCGGCTGCGCTGATTTTTTCAGGAGCGTTGGCGTTTACTCCGAAAGGTCTGCCTCACCATGAGGTTTTTGTGAAGGCGGGCGTGTTGAGTATGGGGGCTACGCTGGCGATTGCTATCTTTGCTGGTGTCGTGCGGGTGGCAGGTGGAACGGTGGCTTCGTTTGCGCGGGGCACGGTGGGGTTGGTTTCGAAGAGCGCTGGAGAGAGCATTGCGACGAAGATCATTGGGTTTCGCGATGGGTTGAATGCGTTGTCTTCTGCTCGGGACTTTGGGGTGGTGACGGTTCTGTCGCTGACGATGTGGGTGATGATCGGGTTTGCTTACCTGGAGACGGCGCATGCGTTTGTGAATACGCCTGAGCTGGCTGGGGTGACGTTCTCTCGCACGATGCTGCTGATGGCGGCTAGTATTGGCGGGTCGTTGCTGCAGCTTCCGATTATTGGGTGGTTTACACAGATTGCGATTACGGCTGCGGCGATGCATACGTTTTATGGTGCGCCGATTGAGGCTGCTACGGCTTGTGGGGCTTTGTTGCTGGTGGTGACTTTCCTTTGCATCATTCCTACTGGGTTGATCTACTCGCGGATGGAGCATGTGAGTTTGAAGAAGGTTGCGGAGGAGAGCGAGGCGGCTGGGGCGGCGGTGGATTTGGGGTAA
- a CDS encoding lytic transglycosylase domain-containing protein: MALCLKAFAFGLAVAAVCPLARAAEHVTLKNGFGVDCVRREAVGDKVRLYFVEKGKPDSDENYMEVAAESVVRVETVADVPDPVVEVKATEVKAPTAVTLMTAPTREEMHEMLAHAGAAHNIDEDLLASVVRAESGGQVRAVSRTGAQGLMQLMPGTASAMGVEDSFRPEQNISGGTAYLDLMLTRYHDNVALALAAYNAGPGAVDRYHGVPPFRETRAYVARVIREFNRRKQMATVAQAR; encoded by the coding sequence GTGGCACTCTGTCTTAAAGCGTTTGCGTTTGGCCTGGCGGTGGCGGCGGTGTGCCCGCTGGCGCGTGCGGCCGAGCATGTGACGCTGAAGAACGGGTTTGGAGTGGATTGCGTTCGGCGGGAGGCGGTTGGGGATAAGGTTCGTCTCTACTTTGTTGAGAAGGGTAAGCCCGATTCCGATGAGAACTATATGGAGGTTGCGGCGGAGTCGGTGGTTCGGGTTGAGACCGTAGCCGATGTGCCGGACCCGGTGGTTGAGGTGAAGGCGACTGAGGTGAAGGCGCCGACGGCAGTGACGCTGATGACTGCGCCGACGAGGGAAGAGATGCATGAGATGTTGGCGCATGCGGGGGCGGCGCACAACATCGATGAGGATCTGCTGGCGAGTGTGGTGCGGGCGGAGAGTGGTGGGCAGGTGCGGGCCGTTTCGCGGACCGGCGCGCAGGGATTGATGCAGCTGATGCCGGGCACTGCGAGTGCGATGGGGGTTGAGGATTCGTTTCGTCCAGAGCAGAATATCTCGGGCGGGACGGCGTATCTGGATTTGATGCTGACGCGATACCACGACAATGTGGCGTTGGCGCTGGCGGCGTATAACGCTGGACCGGGCGCGGTGGATAGGTATCATGGGGTGCCTCCGTTTCGCGAGACGCGGGCGTATGTGGCGAGGGTGATACGCGAGTTCAATAGGCGGAAGCAGATGGCGACGGTCGCGCAGGCACGGTAA
- the lysC gene encoding lysine-sensitive aspartokinase 3, whose product MKFGGTSVEDAPAMKRTAAIVRGRREKGLEAVVVVSAMAKVTDLLLSAAAAAGRCDKAGALAIGARLRHRHIDTATALLEAERCVRVQQVLHQEFDALDDLLRGIAAVGELTPRTNDLVVSFGERLSSRMMAEALEQQGLQGAHVDARSCIITDATYGKAVPQDDAIESKLKTIVLPLVEAGKTPVMGGFIGSSTEGVTTTLGRGGSDFTAALVGGGMHAGAIEIWTDVNGIMTTDPRICPDALRVKTISFEEAAELAYFGAKVLHPATILPAVQKSIPVWVLNSRNAENEGTKITAMAAKCASPFKSIAAKKRLTIIDVVASRMLMSHGYLKAVFDVFDKYKCAIDMVSTSEVSISLTVDSNQQLPEICAELAKIADVKMEGHKALVCLVGEDIRGHNGIAGQVFSAISHVNVRMISQGASEINMSFMIDEEDVEEAVRSLHNHFFANPDETVFDVANRVQLESKA is encoded by the coding sequence ATGAAGTTTGGCGGCACGTCGGTGGAAGATGCGCCGGCGATGAAGCGGACTGCGGCGATCGTTCGCGGGCGACGGGAGAAGGGGCTGGAGGCTGTCGTTGTGGTGTCGGCGATGGCGAAGGTGACGGATCTGTTGCTGTCGGCTGCGGCCGCGGCTGGGCGATGCGATAAGGCTGGAGCGCTGGCGATTGGCGCCCGGCTGCGGCATCGGCATATCGACACCGCTACGGCGCTGCTTGAGGCGGAGCGATGTGTGCGGGTGCAGCAGGTGTTGCACCAGGAGTTCGATGCGCTGGATGATCTGCTGCGTGGGATTGCTGCTGTGGGTGAGTTGACGCCGCGTACGAATGATCTGGTGGTGAGCTTCGGCGAGAGGCTCTCGAGCAGGATGATGGCCGAGGCGCTGGAGCAGCAGGGGCTGCAGGGCGCGCATGTGGATGCTCGAAGCTGCATCATTACAGATGCGACCTATGGCAAGGCCGTGCCGCAGGATGATGCGATTGAGTCAAAGCTGAAGACGATTGTGCTGCCGCTGGTTGAAGCTGGGAAGACTCCGGTGATGGGCGGGTTTATTGGATCGTCGACCGAGGGCGTGACGACGACGCTGGGGCGCGGTGGAAGCGACTTTACCGCTGCGCTGGTGGGCGGCGGGATGCATGCGGGCGCGATTGAGATCTGGACGGACGTGAACGGCATTATGACGACCGATCCGCGAATCTGCCCGGATGCGCTGCGGGTGAAGACGATCAGCTTTGAAGAGGCGGCGGAGTTGGCTTACTTCGGCGCGAAGGTGTTGCATCCGGCGACGATTTTGCCAGCGGTGCAGAAGAGCATTCCGGTGTGGGTGCTGAACTCGCGCAATGCGGAGAATGAGGGCACGAAGATTACCGCGATGGCGGCGAAGTGTGCGAGTCCGTTCAAGAGCATTGCGGCAAAGAAGCGGCTGACGATTATTGATGTGGTTGCGAGCCGGATGCTGATGTCGCATGGGTATCTGAAGGCGGTGTTCGATGTCTTCGATAAGTACAAGTGCGCGATCGATATGGTGTCGACGAGCGAGGTGAGTATCTCGCTGACGGTGGACAGCAATCAGCAGCTGCCGGAGATCTGCGCGGAGCTGGCGAAGATTGCAGACGTGAAGATGGAGGGGCACAAGGCTCTGGTGTGCCTGGTTGGCGAGGATATTCGTGGACACAACGGCATTGCGGGGCAGGTGTTTTCGGCGATCAGCCATGTGAATGTGCGGATGATCTCGCAGGGGGCGAGCGAGATCAATATGAGTTTCATGATTGATGAAGAGGATGTTGAGGAGGCGGTGCGGAGTCTGCACAACCACTTCTTTGCGAACCCGGATGAGACGGTGTTCGATGTTGCGAACAGGGTTCAGCTCGAGAGCAAGGCTTAG
- a CDS encoding carboxypeptidase regulatory-like domain-containing protein, which produces MRRIFGWLMVATIAAAGLSGCKPSDAVKHSGDASTATVPAAPPASTVQLDKAMLGMVTGTIRFVGKAPEPVKIDMSMDPVCSMTAGDNFAEQYAVKDGKLGNVYVYIKSGPPAAMLSGGPTPAPVVLDQVGCKYVPHVIALVRGGSVEFRNSDPTMHNIHTMPTVVGSQPIDISQGPKGEPQRKQFNQPEVMIPVRCNNHPWMNAFINVSATPFFAVTDADGHFGISGLPAGTYTLAAVHEKLGEQTMTVTVEPKGTAKVDFSFSAK; this is translated from the coding sequence ATGAGGCGGATCTTTGGTTGGTTGATGGTCGCTACAATTGCAGCGGCGGGGTTGAGCGGATGTAAGCCGAGCGATGCGGTGAAGCATAGCGGCGATGCAAGTACAGCGACGGTGCCGGCGGCTCCTCCGGCTTCGACGGTGCAGCTCGATAAGGCGATGCTGGGGATGGTGACGGGGACGATCCGTTTTGTGGGGAAGGCTCCGGAGCCGGTGAAGATCGATATGTCGATGGATCCGGTCTGCTCGATGACGGCGGGGGACAACTTTGCGGAGCAGTATGCGGTGAAGGATGGCAAGCTTGGAAATGTGTATGTGTATATCAAGAGTGGGCCGCCGGCGGCGATGCTGTCGGGTGGGCCTACGCCTGCTCCTGTAGTGTTGGACCAGGTGGGGTGCAAGTATGTGCCGCACGTGATTGCGTTGGTACGGGGCGGGTCGGTGGAGTTCAGGAACTCGGACCCGACGATGCACAACATTCATACGATGCCGACGGTGGTGGGGAGCCAGCCGATTGATATCTCGCAGGGACCGAAGGGAGAGCCGCAGAGGAAGCAGTTTAATCAGCCGGAGGTGATGATTCCGGTGCGGTGTAACAACCATCCTTGGATGAATGCGTTTATCAATGTGTCGGCGACGCCGTTTTTTGCGGTGACGGATGCGGATGGACACTTTGGGATCAGCGGATTGCCGGCGGGGACGTATACTTTGGCGGCGGTGCACGAGAAGCTCGGCGAGCAGACGATGACGGTGACGGTCGAGCCTAAGGGAACGGCGAAGGTAGACTTCAGCTTCAGCGCGAAGTAG
- a CDS encoding HAD-IIB family hydrolase: MRLIAVDMDGTLVGPDGRVSARNLAAMKLAEAAGVRVVVATGRRHSYAMKVLRGLGLREEDALISSNGTVTRTIGAQLLERTLLPVETARWLCGHVEEFRDALVVTFDKVGADGQDVRGALVVEHLVELNASIGRWVVANEPYIECVVPIERALEGDAPIQMMLCGTVERMRRAEARLLEHPGVSAVGVTPLRRDEVRRLENIGLTRGGITPQERASVAEAALHRTEYPERDLSIVDILPAGCSKGSALLRLAETHGVKAEEILAIGDNWNDVSMLEVAGQAVLMGNAPADLKATAAERGWVMGRRHDEDGVAEVIEAVLNGLPVTR, translated from the coding sequence ATGCGTTTAATCGCGGTGGATATGGATGGGACGCTGGTGGGGCCGGATGGGCGGGTGAGTGCGCGAAATCTGGCCGCGATGAAGTTGGCTGAGGCGGCTGGGGTGAGGGTGGTGGTGGCGACGGGGCGGCGGCACTCGTATGCGATGAAGGTGCTGCGCGGGCTGGGGCTGCGAGAGGAGGATGCGCTGATCAGCTCGAATGGGACGGTGACGCGAACGATTGGGGCGCAGCTGCTGGAGAGGACGTTGCTGCCAGTGGAGACGGCGCGGTGGCTTTGTGGCCATGTGGAGGAGTTTCGCGATGCGCTGGTGGTGACCTTCGATAAGGTGGGTGCGGATGGGCAGGATGTGCGCGGGGCGCTGGTGGTGGAACATCTGGTGGAGTTGAACGCGAGCATCGGCAGGTGGGTGGTGGCGAATGAGCCTTATATCGAGTGCGTAGTGCCGATTGAGAGGGCGCTGGAGGGAGATGCGCCGATCCAGATGATGCTGTGCGGGACGGTGGAGCGGATGCGGAGGGCGGAGGCGAGGCTGCTGGAGCATCCGGGGGTGTCGGCTGTGGGGGTGACACCGCTGCGGAGGGATGAGGTGCGGCGGCTGGAGAATATTGGGTTGACGCGGGGCGGGATTACGCCTCAGGAGAGGGCTTCCGTTGCGGAGGCGGCGCTGCACCGGACGGAGTATCCGGAGCGGGATTTGAGTATTGTGGACATTTTGCCGGCGGGGTGCAGCAAGGGGTCGGCGCTGCTGCGGCTGGCGGAGACGCATGGGGTGAAGGCGGAGGAGATTCTGGCGATTGGGGATAACTGGAATGACGTTTCGATGCTGGAGGTTGCGGGGCAGGCCGTGCTGATGGGGAACGCTCCGGCGGATTTGAAGGCGACGGCTGCGGAGAGAGGGTGGGTGATGGGGCGGCGGCATGATGAGGATGGGGTGGCGGAGGTGATTGAAGCGGTGTTGAACGGTTTGCCGGTGACACGATAG
- the nrdR gene encoding transcriptional regulator NrdR codes for MKCPYCGFAQDRVVDSRESKDADSIRRRRECEGCNKRFTTYERIDEIPYMVVKKDGRREKFDRQKVLSGLLHACEKRPVAAVNLERIVDETEAYVVDSPERERTTNEVGELIMSRLKEIDTVAYIRFASVYRDFKDVREFKEELEDLLNGKDPKKRR; via the coding sequence ATGAAGTGCCCCTACTGTGGTTTTGCCCAGGACCGAGTTGTCGATTCGCGCGAGAGTAAAGACGCAGACTCGATACGCCGGCGACGGGAGTGCGAAGGCTGTAACAAGCGATTTACGACGTATGAGCGGATCGACGAGATCCCCTACATGGTGGTGAAAAAAGACGGGCGGCGAGAGAAGTTCGACCGGCAGAAGGTGCTGAGTGGGCTGCTGCATGCGTGCGAAAAACGTCCTGTGGCCGCGGTGAATCTGGAACGGATTGTGGATGAGACCGAGGCCTATGTGGTCGATTCGCCGGAGCGCGAGAGAACGACGAATGAGGTTGGCGAACTGATCATGTCGCGGCTGAAAGAGATCGATACGGTTGCGTACATTCGGTTCGCGAGTGTGTATCGGGACTTCAAAGATGTTCGTGAGTTCAAGGAAGAGCTGGAAGATTTGTTGAACGGAAAAGATCCAAAGAAAAGGCGGTAG